ACGTCCGCGGGGCCGAGCGCGGGGTCGCGCAGGGCCAGGGCGCGGGCCACCGGGTCGCCGGAGCGGGCCAGCCGGGCGAGGCCCGCGCTGGGGAAGTTCGGGTGGCAGACGCGGTCCGGACGCGTGCCGGACGGCGACTCCAGGGCGACCGCGAGCAGCAGGTCGCCGGGCGGGTCGGGGTGGTGCTCCGACAGCAGCAGCCGGACGACGAAGTCCTCGTCGGCCGCGAGGAGCGCGACCAGCCCGGCCGGCAGATGCGGGCTGTGGGCGGCGAGGCGGCGCAGGCCCACGTGGGCGGACGTGGCGAAGCGGCGCATCAGGGCGAGGTCGTCCAGCCGCGGCCACAGCCACTCCGGCGGATGGAACCGGTCCTGGGGGCCGACCTCGTAGTCGATGGCCGCGCGCTGCTCCTCGGTCAGCTCCGGGCGCAGCGACACCGCGAGGCGGACCTCGGGCGCGGGGTCGCCGGCCAGCTCCCGGACCAGCGGGGGCGGCAGGTGCGGGTTGGCGGCGGCCGCCGCGCGGACGGCGGGACTCGGGTCGCGGCACAGCGCCCGCGCCTGGTCGCCGTCCAGCGGGACGGTGGACACCGCGGACGCGTGCCCAGTCGCCAGCAGCGGCGCGGCGAACTCGGGCCTGCGGTGGCACGCGAGGCGCATCGCCAGCCACCTGACCGCGGGGTCGGGGTCCTCCAGCGCCGCGTCCACGACCTCGTCGGGCGGGTCCGGCCAGCTCTGCAGCGCGCCCAGCCGGACCTTCGGGTCCGGGTCGGCGGCGAGCGCGGCCCGGACGGCTCCGGGCAGGGACGCGTGCCCGTTGAGGGCGTCGCGCACCTGCGGGTCGGAGTCGGCCGCGAGGCGCTCGACCACGTCGCGGGGCAGCGGGTCGGCCCGCGTCCACTGCTCGGGCGCCGACGCCGCCGCCCGGCGGACGGCGGGGTCGGGGTCGGCGGCCAGCCGCGCCCGGATCGCGACCGGGGCGTGGCCGGAGGCGGCGACCAGGCGGCGGGTGCGCGGGTCGGGATGGCGCGCGGCGGCCTCGTGCACCGCGTGCGGCACGCCCTCGCGGCGCAGCAGCGCGTTGCGCATCCGCGGCTCGGCGCGCTCCAGGATCAGCAGCAGCAGGTCGGCCGGGGCGGCGGGGTTGGCCGCGAGGCCCTCCAGCCGCACCGAGTAGAGCGTCCGCATCCTGATCAGGCTATCTTCCGGGGCCGTCCGGCGGGAGCCTCGGCCGCGTGCGATTTCCGTGCAGGCCAGGCGGTGTTGTCACCGGGTAACACCCCCGATACCTTTGCGGGCATGGCAGGTGCGCGGGGCAGGGCGGGGTCACGGCGCGATCCCGGCCGCCGCCGGGCCCTGCTGGAGGCCGCCGACCGGGTCATCCAGCGCGAGGGCCCGGAGGCGTCGATGGCCGCGATCGCCGCCGAGGCGGGGATCAGCAAGCCGATCCTCTACCGCCACTTCGGCGACAAGAGCGGCCTCTACCAGGCGCTGGCCGAGCGGCACACGCGCAAGCTGATCGAGGGCATCCGGGAGGAGTTCTCCCGCGACGAGCCGGTCCGCGACCGCGCCCGGTCCACGATCGACACCTATCTGGCGACCATCTCCAAAAACCTGCACCTCTACCGCTTCCTGATGCACCGGGCCAGCGCGGAGGACACCGCCACGCACAGCGCGATGAGCACGATGATCCGCGACGTGAGCCGGGAACTGGCCGAGGTGATGATCGCCGAGGGCGAGATGACGGACCGGACCCGCGCCTACGTGTGGGGCCACGCGATCGTCGGCATGGTGCAGACCGCCGGCGACTGGTGGCTCGACCAGGGCGAGGACGTGCCGAGGGAGGACGTCGTGGACGCCCTCGTCGACCTCGTCCTCGGCGGGCTGCCGGCCGCGGCGTCCGGCGCCCGCGCACCGCAGATGTCCGACGACGACCCACGATCCCCGAGGTGACTGTGCAGACCGACGCGCGCGAGCAGGCCGGCGTGCGGCCCGAGGCGGCCGGAGCGGAACCCGTTGTGGAGACCGAGCGGCGGCCCTGGGGGAGCTTCGAGCGGTTCACGCTCAACGAGCCGTCCACCGTGAAGATCATCCATGTGGCGCCCGGCCAGCGGCTCAGCCTGCAGCGGCACCGGCACCGCGACGAGCTGTGGGTGGCGCTCGATCCCGGCGCGGTGTTCGAGGTGGCCGGGCGGCGCATCAAGCCCGAGGTGGGGGAGCGGGTGCTGATCCGGGCCGGCGACACGCACCGGCTGGGCTCCGACGGCCCGGCCGTCCGCGTCATGGAGATCGCCTTCGGGCACTTCGACGAGGACGACATCGAGCGCCTCGAGGACGAGTACGGCCGCGCCTGAGGGCAGGCCCGGGCGAACGGAGCGGCCCGGCCGTCCGGGTGCGGGCGGCCGGGCCGGGTCGTTCCCGGTGCGGTCAATGGAGCGCGGTCAACCGGGCACGGTCGCTGGAGCCATGGTCGCTGGAGCCATGGTCACTGGAGCAGGGCCCAGTGCCCGGGGGAGAGACCGGGCTCCTTGCCGGAGACCGGCCGGGTGGCGGTGTACAGCTCGCCGCGGTGGCTCACCACCGCGCCGGGCTTGTAGGACGCGCCGCCCTCCCAGGCGGGGACCCCGGCCGGCGAGATGCGGCTCGTGCGGCCGTCCGCGGCGCGGGTGCGGGTCAGCGCGTACGCGCCGACCTTGACCGGTGTGCGGTACGGACGCCAGTGCCGGCCGTCCGTGGAGTACTCGACGGCCATGCCCGGGTTGCGGACGTTCGCCGCCAGCGTCCCGCCGGAGATCTTCGCGCCCGGCGGCGGGATGCGGTAGTTCACGCCGTGCCCGGGCAGCCCCACCGGCTTGTAGAACGACAGGAGCGGGAACGTCTTCTGCCCGAGGGTGTTGCTGAAGACCTTCCACGCGGCGTCCATCTCGCCCGGCGCCGGGGTGTCGCGGTTCCAGGCGCGCTCGGCGGCGCCGAGCAGCTTGGGGAACGCCTGGTACTCGCGGATCTCGGGCGTCTTGCCGTTCTCGCCCCACAGCTGGACCTCCAGGCCGAGGATGTTCTTCCGGCCCTCGGGGGTGAGCCTCGTCCAGGACGGGTCCGGCGTGATGGCGTTGCCCCAGCGGTCCTCGGTCGCGTTCGCGTAGACGTCGAACGGCTGGTAGGTGAAGGTGCTCTTCTCGTCCACGTAGGCGGCCCAGTAGTAGCCGGGCTCGTCGGGGTCCTTGTTGTAGGCGAGGTCCATGTACAGGTTGGTCGCGTGGGCGAGGATCACCGGTGTGCCCTCGTTGGCGAACCGGTACGCCCAGTCCTCGCGTCCCCAGCCCCACACGTTCTGCCAGGGCAGCGGGTTGAACCCCTCCAGGCGGAACGAGTGCGTCGGGTCGGTGATGTCCTCCCACCCTGCGGTCTTGCCGGCGACCTTGCGGGCGATGGCGTTCCACCGGGTGAAGAACAGCCGCTTCAGCTCCTCACCGGACTTGCCCGCCGTGTCCGGGTTGTTCTGGCATGCCGGCGATCCGGACCACCAGCCCTCCGGCGGGCCCGGCGGCTCGTCCCCGCCGAGGTTGAGGCGCTCGAACGGGACGCCCGCCCTGCGGTACATCTTCGCCACCTCGGACACGACCTTGTCCAGGAACCGGTAGGTGCTGTCCAGGCACGGGTTCACGAGGTTGTCGTTGTAGTACTGGACGCTGACGTGCTCGCTGGTGTCGTCCGGGTCGAGCAGCCGGTACGCCGAGTCGCCGGTCCGGCGGTGCCGGTACTCCATCGACTGGACGGCCGCGCGGGCGTGCGCGGGGAAGTTCAGCTCGGGGACGACCTGGACGTGGCGCTCGGCCGCGTACCGCAGGATGTCCTCGAACTCGCGGGCGGTGTAGAAGCCGCTCCCCTTCCCGACGAAGTTGGCGGTGCCCTGCTCGAAGCCCTGGTAGGCGGGCCTGCGCCCGAGGTTGGCCTCGGTCTCGTCGCGCGGCTTGCCGGCGATGCCGTCGCCCGGGCCGAGGTCGTTCGCCGACCCCATGCCCTGGTGCAGCGCCTGCTTCTCCTCCAGGTCGAACTCCCGCCTGGACCCGTATCCGGTCAGCTCGGGCAGGCCCGGGATCTGCAGGCGCCAGCCCTCGTCGTTGGTCAGCCCGAGGTGGAGCCTGTTCATCTTGGTGAAGCTCATCAGGTCGAGGAACTTCTTGACGGTGCCCGGGCTCTCGAAGTGGCGGCCCACGTCGAGGTGCAGGCCCCGGTAGCCGAACAGCGGCGCGTCGGCGATCTCGACCCGGGGGACCTTCACGGAGGGTTCGGGGCGGCCCCGCGCCGCCGCCTCGTAGGCGCCGGCGGGGACGAGCTGCCTCAGCGTCTGGACGCCGTACAGCACCCCGGCGCGGTCGGCGCCGACGATCCGCACTCCGCGGGCGGTCGCGCTGAGCGTGTAGCCCTCGGCGTCGGCCTTGCCGTCGCGGTCGACGTCGAGCTTCGGGTCGACGTGCAGGGAGATCGGCGCGCCGCGTCCCCGGGCGACGTCGCGGAGCGCGGAGCGGAGGTAGCGCTCCTCAGCGCGCAGGGAGCGCGGGGCCGAGACGGGCGAGCCGCCGCCGATCCGGACCGTGCCGCCGGACGCGGATGCCGACAGGGGCTGCGGGACGAGGCTCTGCTTCAGCGTGAGATCGGTCTTCGGCGCGGTGTTGCCGGCGTACCGGGTCGCCGCGGTCTCCACCGGCCGGTTGTCGCCGGAGAACGCGGTCGTCTGCTTCGGGTCCGCCGGGTCGAGGAGCGACCTGGCCGGAACCCACCGGGGCTTGCCGCCGCCGAAGGCGATCGTCCATCCGGCGGGGGCGTCGGACTTGTGCACCGCCCACAGCTCGACGTCGATGTCGATCGCGCGCCGCTCGCCCGGAGCGACGGGCTCGAACCCAGCCAGGGGCTTGAGCGTGTAGAAGTCGCCGCTCTGCGCGGCGTCGGCGCGCGCCACCGACAGGCCCTGGGCGGCGAGCCTGCCGCGGGCGGCCTCGCCCGCCTCGCCCGCCAGGACGGCGGCGGGCCGGCGGACGGAGTTGAAGTACATGGCCCACCCGTCGCCGAGGGCGCAGCGGCGGTCGCGGTTGTCGATCGTCAGCCGCGCCAGATGGTACCGGGCGTCGGCGACGGTGTGGTCTACCGGCTGGTAGGTCAGCATGAGGTCGCGGGCGTCGGGATGGCAGGCCGCCGATGCCGCGCCCGGCGGGAGGACCGCCGCGAGGGCGGCGGTGAGCGCGGCGGCCGACAGCACGGCCGTGTGTCTGTTCGGCATGAATAGGAAAGTATCCTAATAATTAGCCGCGGTCCCGCGCCCTGATCCGGCCACCGGCGAAGCCGCAGGCGGCGCCGTCCGGCCGTCTCCGGACACGCCCGTGATCTTGACAGGGCGGCGGCGCGGGCGGGCCGGTCCCCGCCGCCCGGCGCAGCATGAAGCAGTATGGAAGCGCCCGGCGCACTGTGAGACCGCCCGGCGCAGGAGCGAAGCCGAGCCGGCGCAGGGCGGCGCCGGTCAGCGCAGGGCGAACTCCCAGTTGCGGCCCTCGCGGTACTCCCGGAGGATGCGCCGCGCCGTCGTCGTCACGTGCACCTCGTCCGGTCCGTCGAAGATCCGGCCCGCGCGGGCGTGCCGGTACATGTGGCCGAGCGGGGTGTCGTCGGTGAGCCCCTCCGCGCCGTGCACCTGGATGGCCCGGTCGATGACGTTGTTCAGCATCCGCGCCGCCACCACCTTGATCACGCCGATCTCGACGCGCGCCTCCGCCCCCAGGCCGTGATCACCCGAGTCGATCTTGTGCGCGGCCTGCAGGGTGAGCAGCCGGGCCGACTGGATCTCGGCGTAGGAGTCGAACACGTGCTGCTGGAGGAGCTGCTTCTTGTACAGCGGCTCCCCGAACGCCGTCCGCTCGTGCAGCCGCGCGCACATCAGGTCGAACGCCCGCTGCGCCTGCCCGAGGAACCGCATGCAGTGGAAGATCCGGCCCGGCCCCAGCCGCTCCTGCGCGATCACGAAGCCGTGCCCGCGCGGCCCGAGCAGGTTGTCCTCCGGGACGCGCACGTCGTCGTACACCACCTCGCAGTGCCCGCCGTCGAGCCCGAGGACGGGCGTGTCGCGGACGATCGTGTAGCCGGGGGTGTCGGTGGGGACGAGGATCATGCTGAACGCCAGGTGGGGCGGGGCGTCCTCGGGCTCCGTCCGGCACATCACCGTCGTGTAGGCCGCCCGGTCGGCGAAGGTCGTGAACCATTTGCGTCCGCGGATGACCCACTCCCCGTCCTCCAGGGTCGCGGTCGTTCGCAGCTGCGTCGGGTCGGAGCTCGCGATGCCCGGCTCCGTCATCGCGAAGCTCGGGTTGATCTCCGCCTGGACGAGCGGCTTCAGGAACCGCTCGCGCTGGGCCTCGCCGGCGTGCCGGTGCAGCATGAGCGAGTCCTGCAGCGTGTAGGTGCCGAGCGCGAGCTGCCCGAACTCGCTGCGGCCCTGCACCTCGTTGACGTAGACGTAGTCGAGGAACGGCAGCCCGCCGCCGCCGAGCTCCTTCGGGTGGCCGAGCGCCCACAGCCCCTCGGCCTTGGCCTCCCGCTGCAGGTCCGCGACGAGGGCGGCGGCCTCGTCCCCGCCGCGCCGCAGCACCGGCTCGGCGGGCTCGACGCGCTCGGTCATGAAGGCGTGCACGGCGTCGCGCACCGGCCGGACGGACGCCGGGATCTCAAAGCCCATGGGTTCCCTCCAGGAGACCAGAACCGCATTCTGTCGCGGATCGGCCCGCGACGCGACCCTCCGCCGGACGGCCCGGGGGCGGCGGGGGACCCGGCGGCCCGCGAAGCTGGTAGCCTCGGCTGCATGCGAACCGCACCCTCACTGTGGTGGTGGCGCCGCTGAGGCGGCGCCGGTTCGTGCACGTTCCAGATCCAGGCGACCGCCCTCACCCGGCGGTCGTTTCGCGTGTGCGCCGCTTCGGGTGCAGGGCCCGGACACATGAGGGGCCACCGCGGTGGATACCGTCTCACAGCAGCCGCTGACCAGCGAGTTCGTCACGGCCGGGGGCGTACGGGTGACCCGTACCGCCACGCCCGTCGACCCGGAGCGCAAGTCCGACGTGCTGAACGCCCTCGTCGCCGCCGTGGGCGAGCGGCGCGGCGGCGTCCTCAGCTCCGGCATGGAGTACCCGGGCCGCTACAGCCGCTGGCACATGGCCTATGTCGACCCCTGCCTGGAGATCGTCGCGCGCGGCCGGGCCGTCGAGGCGCGGGCGCTGAACGAGCGCGGCCGCGTCGTGCTGCCCGCCGTCGCCGGCGTCCTGCGCGGCACCGGCGAGGTCCGGGCGGACGAGCCCGGCCGCGTCGAGGTGTTCGTCCCGCCCGCCGACGGGTTCTTCCCCGAGGAGGAGCGCAGCCGCCGGCCGACCGTCTTCACCGCGCTGCGCGCCGTCGTCGGCCTGTTCCGCTGCGAGGACCCCCACCTCGGCCTGTACGGGGCGTTCGGCTACGACCTGTCGCTCCAGTTCGAGCCGCTGCGGACCAGGCTCGAGCGGCCCGCGGACCAGCGCGACCTCGTCCTGCACCTGGCCGACGAGATGATCGTCGTGGACCGCAAGCGCGAGACCTCGCACCGCCTGTCCTACGAGTTCCGGATCGGCGGCGCCGGGACCGCGGGACTGCCGCGCCGCACCGAGCCCACCCCCGTCCCTCCCTCCGACGTGGAGCTCCCGCCGCAGCCCGTCCCCGGCGCCTACGCGCAGATGGTGCGCGACGCCAAGGAGCGGTTCCTCCGCGGCGACCTGTTCGAGGTGACGCCGGGCCACGCCATGTACGCCCGCTGCGACGCGCCGGCGGCGTTCTTCGAGCGGCTGCGCGAGACCAACCCCGCGCCGTACGAGTTCCTGTTCAACCTCGGCGAGGGGGAGTACCTGGTCGGCGCGTCGCCGGAGATGTTCGTGCGGGTCTCCGGCGACCGGGTCGAGACGTGCCCGATCGCCGGGACGATCAAGCGCGGCGCCGACGCGCTGGAGGACGCCGAGCAGATCCGCGCCATCCTCTCGTCGGCCAAGGACGAGTCCGAGCTGACCATGTGCACCGACGTGGACCGCAACGACAAGTCGCGGATCTGCGTGCCGGGCAGCGTGCGTGTCCTCGGCCGCCGCCAGATCGAGATGTACTCCCGGCTGATCCACACCGTCGACCACATCGAGGGCCGCCTGCGGCCCGGGTTCGACGCCCTCGACGCGTTCCTCACCCACATGTGGGCGGTCACCGTCACCGGCGCGCCCAAGACGTGGGCGATGCAGTTCATCGAGGACCACGAGGACTCGCCGCGCCGCTGGTACGGCGGAGCCGTCGGCTTCGTCGGCTTCGACGGGTCGATGAACACCGGGCTGACGCTGCGCACCGCGCAGATCCGCGACGGCGTCGCGACCGTCCGGGCGGGGGCGACGCTGCTGTACGACTCCGACCCCGACGAGGAGGAGCGCGAGACGCACCTCAAGGCGAGCGCGCTGCTGGGGGCCCTCACCGCCGGGCAGAAGGACGGCGGGGCCGCGCCCGCGGAAGCACCGGCCGGGACCTTGCCGGGCGACGGTCTCAAGGTGCTGCTCGTCGACCACGAGGACTCGTTCGTCAACACCCTGGCCGACTACTTCCGCCAGCAGGGCGCCGCCGTGACCACCCTCAGGCACGGGTTCCCGGTGCGGATGCTGGACGAGTACGCGCCCGACCTCGTCGTCCTCTCGCCCGGCCCGGGCCGTCCCGGCGACTTCGCGACGAGCGGCCTCCTGGACGCGCTGGACGAGCGGAACCTCCCGGTGTTCGGCGTCTGCCTCGGCCTGCAGGCGATGGTCGAGCACGCGGGCGGGGAACTGGCGCTGCTGCCGGAGCCGTGCCACGGCAAGCCGGGCCAGGTGAAGGTGATGGGCGGGGGGCTGTTCGCGGGGCTCCCGGACGAGTTCACCGCGGCGCGCTACCACTCGCTGCACGCCACGCCCGACCGGGTGAAGGGCTTCCAGGTGACGGCCGTGACCGGGGACGTGGTGATGGCGATCGAGGACCCCGCGCGGCGGCGCTGGGCGGTGCAGTTCCACCCGGAGTCGATCCTCACGGCGGCGGGCGGGGCCGGGCACCGCATCATCGCCAACGTCCTTCAGCTGAGCCGTTCGCAGACTTGAGTCGTTCGGAGAACTGAGCCTGACTAGTCCTGAAGCAGGAGGCGGACGGCCCGAAAATAGTCCTATGGTCGCTGTCGCCGGACGGCGGAACCCGGGAGACTATGACCGGCCACCGCGCCTCCGGTGCGGTTGATCGCCGTTATCCCGGCGGAGGGGGAGGCCGCTCCCCCTCCGTCCATAACCCCCGTTTCCGGATATCCGAATGATCCTTCCGGTTTTGCCGGGTATCTACCGGGGACTGGACGGGCCATGATGACAATCCTGTGGCTCATCGCCGTAGTACTGGTGATCGCCGGAATCTATGTGATCGTCGCCCGCCGCGACCTGCTGTGGGGCATCGTCCTGATCGTCGTCGGCCTCCTCGTCGGCCCCGGCGGCGTGAGCATCTTCACCTGACCGCGCGGCCCGCGGCCGGCGCCGGGAAACCCTGACGGGAACCGTCAGGTTTCGGTGCCAGCATCGTTCCCATGAGCGCACTGAAGGGAACGGTCGCCCTGGTCGCGGGCGGAACGCGCGGCGCCGGGCGCGGCATCGCCGCCGAGCTCGGCGCCGCGGGAGCGACCGTATACGTGACGGGACGGTCCACCCGGTCGCACCGGTCGGAGATGGACCGTCCCGAGACCATCGAGGAGACCGCGGAACTGGTGACCGCCGCGG
The sequence above is drawn from the Actinomadura hallensis genome and encodes:
- a CDS encoding LRV domain-containing protein translates to MRTLYSVRLEGLAANPAAPADLLLLILERAEPRMRNALLRREGVPHAVHEAAARHPDPRTRRLVAASGHAPVAIRARLAADPDPAVRRAAASAPEQWTRADPLPRDVVERLAADSDPQVRDALNGHASLPGAVRAALAADPDPKVRLGALQSWPDPPDEVVDAALEDPDPAVRWLAMRLACHRRPEFAAPLLATGHASAVSTVPLDGDQARALCRDPSPAVRAAAAANPHLPPPLVRELAGDPAPEVRLAVSLRPELTEEQRAAIDYEVGPQDRFHPPEWLWPRLDDLALMRRFATSAHVGLRRLAAHSPHLPAGLVALLAADEDFVVRLLLSEHHPDPPGDLLLAVALESPSGTRPDRVCHPNFPSAGLARLARSGDPVARALALRDPALGPADVERLSRDADPAVRSAAARDERLPAPRLQELLDDPEAAGSAARNPGLPEASMKRILYDVAII
- a CDS encoding TetR family transcriptional regulator, with protein sequence MAGARGRAGSRRDPGRRRALLEAADRVIQREGPEASMAAIAAEAGISKPILYRHFGDKSGLYQALAERHTRKLIEGIREEFSRDEPVRDRARSTIDTYLATISKNLHLYRFLMHRASAEDTATHSAMSTMIRDVSRELAEVMIAEGEMTDRTRAYVWGHAIVGMVQTAGDWWLDQGEDVPREDVVDALVDLVLGGLPAAASGARAPQMSDDDPRSPR
- a CDS encoding phosphomannose isomerase type II C-terminal cupin domain codes for the protein MTVQTDAREQAGVRPEAAGAEPVVETERRPWGSFERFTLNEPSTVKIIHVAPGQRLSLQRHRHRDELWVALDPGAVFEVAGRRIKPEVGERVLIRAGDTHRLGSDGPAVRVMEIAFGHFDEDDIERLEDEYGRA
- a CDS encoding family 20 glycosylhydrolase, which codes for MPNRHTAVLSAAALTAALAAVLPPGAASAACHPDARDLMLTYQPVDHTVADARYHLARLTIDNRDRRCALGDGWAMYFNSVRRPAAVLAGEAGEAARGRLAAQGLSVARADAAQSGDFYTLKPLAGFEPVAPGERRAIDIDVELWAVHKSDAPAGWTIAFGGGKPRWVPARSLLDPADPKQTTAFSGDNRPVETAATRYAGNTAPKTDLTLKQSLVPQPLSASASGGTVRIGGGSPVSAPRSLRAEERYLRSALRDVARGRGAPISLHVDPKLDVDRDGKADAEGYTLSATARGVRIVGADRAGVLYGVQTLRQLVPAGAYEAAARGRPEPSVKVPRVEIADAPLFGYRGLHLDVGRHFESPGTVKKFLDLMSFTKMNRLHLGLTNDEGWRLQIPGLPELTGYGSRREFDLEEKQALHQGMGSANDLGPGDGIAGKPRDETEANLGRRPAYQGFEQGTANFVGKGSGFYTAREFEDILRYAAERHVQVVPELNFPAHARAAVQSMEYRHRRTGDSAYRLLDPDDTSEHVSVQYYNDNLVNPCLDSTYRFLDKVVSEVAKMYRRAGVPFERLNLGGDEPPGPPEGWWSGSPACQNNPDTAGKSGEELKRLFFTRWNAIARKVAGKTAGWEDITDPTHSFRLEGFNPLPWQNVWGWGREDWAYRFANEGTPVILAHATNLYMDLAYNKDPDEPGYYWAAYVDEKSTFTYQPFDVYANATEDRWGNAITPDPSWTRLTPEGRKNILGLEVQLWGENGKTPEIREYQAFPKLLGAAERAWNRDTPAPGEMDAAWKVFSNTLGQKTFPLLSFYKPVGLPGHGVNYRIPPPGAKISGGTLAANVRNPGMAVEYSTDGRHWRPYRTPVKVGAYALTRTRAADGRTSRISPAGVPAWEGGASYKPGAVVSHRGELYTATRPVSGKEPGLSPGHWALLQ
- a CDS encoding acyl-CoA dehydrogenase family protein, with the protein product MGFEIPASVRPVRDAVHAFMTERVEPAEPVLRRGGDEAAALVADLQREAKAEGLWALGHPKELGGGGLPFLDYVYVNEVQGRSEFGQLALGTYTLQDSLMLHRHAGEAQRERFLKPLVQAEINPSFAMTEPGIASSDPTQLRTTATLEDGEWVIRGRKWFTTFADRAAYTTVMCRTEPEDAPPHLAFSMILVPTDTPGYTIVRDTPVLGLDGGHCEVVYDDVRVPEDNLLGPRGHGFVIAQERLGPGRIFHCMRFLGQAQRAFDLMCARLHERTAFGEPLYKKQLLQQHVFDSYAEIQSARLLTLQAAHKIDSGDHGLGAEARVEIGVIKVVAARMLNNVIDRAIQVHGAEGLTDDTPLGHMYRHARAGRIFDGPDEVHVTTTARRILREYREGRNWEFALR
- a CDS encoding anthranilate synthase component I, with amino-acid sequence MDTVSQQPLTSEFVTAGGVRVTRTATPVDPERKSDVLNALVAAVGERRGGVLSSGMEYPGRYSRWHMAYVDPCLEIVARGRAVEARALNERGRVVLPAVAGVLRGTGEVRADEPGRVEVFVPPADGFFPEEERSRRPTVFTALRAVVGLFRCEDPHLGLYGAFGYDLSLQFEPLRTRLERPADQRDLVLHLADEMIVVDRKRETSHRLSYEFRIGGAGTAGLPRRTEPTPVPPSDVELPPQPVPGAYAQMVRDAKERFLRGDLFEVTPGHAMYARCDAPAAFFERLRETNPAPYEFLFNLGEGEYLVGASPEMFVRVSGDRVETCPIAGTIKRGADALEDAEQIRAILSSAKDESELTMCTDVDRNDKSRICVPGSVRVLGRRQIEMYSRLIHTVDHIEGRLRPGFDALDAFLTHMWAVTVTGAPKTWAMQFIEDHEDSPRRWYGGAVGFVGFDGSMNTGLTLRTAQIRDGVATVRAGATLLYDSDPDEEERETHLKASALLGALTAGQKDGGAAPAEAPAGTLPGDGLKVLLVDHEDSFVNTLADYFRQQGAAVTTLRHGFPVRMLDEYAPDLVVLSPGPGRPGDFATSGLLDALDERNLPVFGVCLGLQAMVEHAGGELALLPEPCHGKPGQVKVMGGGLFAGLPDEFTAARYHSLHATPDRVKGFQVTAVTGDVVMAIEDPARRRWAVQFHPESILTAAGGAGHRIIANVLQLSRSQT
- a CDS encoding GPGG-motif small membrane protein → MMTILWLIAVVLVIAGIYVIVARRDLLWGIVLIVVGLLVGPGGVSIFT